One window of the Acaryochloris sp. CCMEE 5410 genome contains the following:
- a CDS encoding glycoside hydrolase family 3 N-terminal domain-containing protein, whose translation MTHLLPEPDSLSLPEKVAQMLVVRASGYLFDHQIQYPSWEPNAEVLRHWLTDLGVGGVILLGGSAGEIACRCQQLQEWAAIPLFMAADIEEGVGQRFSGATWFPPPLALAGMVQSGSTIAQAQQSAQAMGAWTAQEALAIGLNWVLAPVVDVNNNPQNPVINVRAFGETPELVRKLATAFIQGAQPYPVLTTAKHFPGHGDTATDSHLDLPVIPHDLDRIYNTEYPPFQAAIAAQVDGVMSAHLLIPALDPDYPATLSPKILTGELRQKLGFEGLIVTDALVMGAIANQYGANEAAVLAVAAGADILMMPADPPGAISAVCEAVERGRIPLEQIEASVERIWRAKQKITRYKVEDTSYQHAWETHTPLQIDLDRLGTPEAIDATATVLKGSNVVHGQITAVPDNARTLIIVDDLVDCEFLSRKAPAIDLPRKLGYQVQIVDSNTPEIPLDQVGQPTFLQLFIRGNPFRGSAQLSRKAEAWFEFLLTSGQLQALAVYGSPYALAQFQVQLADEIPYGFSYGQMPLTQQLILNELTESLRK comes from the coding sequence TTGACTCATTTATTGCCAGAGCCAGATTCCCTGTCTTTGCCAGAAAAAGTTGCTCAAATGTTGGTCGTCCGAGCCTCCGGCTATCTGTTCGATCATCAAATTCAATATCCCAGTTGGGAACCCAACGCTGAAGTGCTGCGCCACTGGCTCACCGATTTAGGGGTCGGTGGGGTGATTCTGCTAGGCGGTAGCGCTGGAGAGATTGCCTGTCGCTGTCAACAACTCCAAGAGTGGGCTGCGATTCCTCTGTTTATGGCAGCCGATATTGAGGAAGGCGTGGGTCAACGCTTTTCAGGGGCAACCTGGTTTCCACCGCCATTGGCCCTAGCAGGCATGGTTCAATCAGGAAGTACCATCGCCCAAGCTCAACAATCTGCCCAAGCCATGGGGGCTTGGACCGCTCAAGAAGCTTTAGCCATTGGTTTGAACTGGGTGTTGGCCCCAGTGGTGGATGTGAATAACAATCCCCAAAATCCGGTGATTAATGTGAGGGCGTTTGGGGAAACCCCGGAGCTAGTCAGGAAATTAGCCACAGCTTTTATTCAAGGCGCCCAGCCCTACCCAGTCCTGACAACGGCGAAGCATTTCCCTGGGCATGGCGATACGGCCACGGATTCTCACTTGGATTTACCGGTGATTCCCCATGATCTTGATCGCATCTACAATACCGAGTACCCTCCTTTTCAGGCGGCGATTGCAGCCCAGGTAGATGGGGTGATGAGCGCCCATTTATTGATACCGGCGTTAGACCCAGACTATCCCGCCACCCTCTCTCCCAAAATTCTGACCGGAGAGCTTCGCCAAAAGTTGGGGTTTGAAGGCCTGATTGTCACGGATGCCTTGGTGATGGGGGCGATTGCTAATCAATATGGTGCCAATGAGGCGGCGGTGCTAGCGGTGGCGGCTGGAGCCGATATCCTGATGATGCCTGCGGATCCACCTGGAGCGATTTCTGCGGTGTGTGAAGCGGTGGAACGAGGACGGATTCCGTTAGAACAAATTGAAGCGTCGGTGGAGCGAATTTGGCGGGCAAAGCAAAAAATTACCCGCTATAAAGTGGAGGATACAAGTTATCAACATGCATGGGAAACCCATACGCCTTTGCAGATCGACTTAGATCGGTTAGGAACACCAGAGGCGATAGACGCGACTGCCACGGTTCTGAAAGGGTCAAATGTGGTGCATGGACAGATCACTGCTGTTCCTGATAATGCCCGCACGCTGATTATTGTGGATGATTTAGTGGATTGTGAGTTTCTCAGTCGCAAGGCCCCAGCGATTGATTTGCCTCGTAAGTTGGGTTATCAGGTGCAAATTGTGGATAGTAATACGCCTGAGATACCGCTGGATCAAGTCGGTCAGCCGACATTTTTGCAGTTGTTTATTCGCGGTAATCCGTTTAGAGGGAGTGCCCAGCTCAGTCGTAAGGCCGAAGCTTGGTTTGAGTTTTTGCTGACATCTGGACAGTTACAGGCTTTGGCTGTTTATGGCAGTCCCTATGCATTGGCTCAATTTCAAGTCCAGCTTGCGGATGAGATTCCTTATGGGTTTAGTTATGGGCAAATGCCTTTGACACAACAACTGATTCTGAACGAATTGACAGAATCACTGCGGAAATGA
- the rbfA gene encoding 30S ribosome-binding factor RbfA — protein sequence MATGRRVSRVAELIKREVSQMLLHSIKDDRVGSGMISVTAVDLSGDLQHAKIFVSIYGTDEARAETMAGLESATGYVRKQLGHRIHLRRTPEVIFCEDRSFEEGNQVLSLLHKLDHERQNKPATSTEKPPVGSLDADL from the coding sequence ATGGCTACAGGACGACGGGTTTCTCGCGTTGCCGAATTAATTAAACGCGAAGTCAGCCAAATGTTATTGCATAGCATCAAAGATGATCGAGTCGGATCTGGGATGATTAGCGTTACGGCTGTGGATCTATCGGGTGATCTCCAACATGCCAAGATTTTTGTCAGCATATATGGCACTGATGAAGCCAGAGCAGAAACAATGGCCGGTCTAGAATCAGCGACAGGCTACGTTCGCAAACAATTGGGGCATCGCATCCATCTTCGTCGCACTCCAGAAGTCATTTTTTGTGAAGATCGCTCTTTTGAAGAAGGCAATCAGGTGCTGTCGTTGCTCCATAAACTCGATCATGAGCGCCAGAATAAGCCTGCTACCTCCACCGAAAAGCCCCCTGTCGGATCTTTAGACGCTGATCTCTAG
- a CDS encoding D-alanyl-D-alanine carboxypeptidase, with protein sequence MICSPRLARIFIALSLIISGCSNSDIQPSSSPSPEPTSSVPEPPPPLQLGLADPATVANPQIEAYLSQLGAPTVSQGVWIQTQDTLLANHQGTMPLPAASITKVATSLAVLKKLGPDHRFETKIGYIGTLQNGELNGDLVIEGGADPFFVWEDAIALGNLLNQNGIRNVSGNLIVVGPFYMNYEPDPVTSGTLLQQGLDHTRWPAEAQTQYQTLPGDTAKPEVAIAGSIQPTTTPPTQVKPLIQHRSLPVAELLKKMNQYSNNTMSEMLAEYVGGAAQVAQIAAQEAGVPTQEIQLINGSGLGVDNRISPRATCGMFQAIARLLHPQKMTIADIFAVIGTDPGVHNERSLPQKFVMKSGTLNRVSSIAGALPTENQGVVWFAVINGEGDVDQFRAQQETLLQTLMQSWGTTTKTFDLITANPSRQSLTAISQIVPSN encoded by the coding sequence ATGATCTGCTCCCCGCGTCTTGCTCGTATATTCATCGCCCTCAGCCTGATCATCAGTGGGTGCTCTAACTCAGATATCCAGCCCTCTTCTTCTCCTTCACCCGAGCCAACTTCTAGTGTTCCTGAACCCCCACCACCACTCCAGCTAGGACTAGCTGATCCTGCAACCGTTGCTAATCCTCAGATCGAAGCATACCTATCCCAGTTAGGCGCACCAACGGTGAGTCAAGGCGTCTGGATTCAAACTCAAGACACTTTACTCGCCAACCATCAAGGCACGATGCCCTTACCAGCTGCCTCCATCACTAAAGTCGCTACCTCCTTAGCCGTATTGAAGAAGTTAGGCCCCGATCACCGATTTGAAACCAAAATTGGCTATATCGGCACCCTTCAGAATGGAGAACTAAACGGAGATTTGGTGATTGAGGGAGGCGCTGATCCATTTTTTGTCTGGGAAGATGCGATCGCACTTGGTAACCTCCTCAATCAAAACGGGATTCGCAACGTCAGCGGCAATTTAATCGTGGTCGGTCCGTTTTACATGAACTATGAACCCGACCCCGTTACGTCAGGAACGTTGTTACAGCAGGGACTCGATCACACTCGCTGGCCTGCAGAAGCCCAAACACAGTACCAAACCTTGCCAGGTGATACGGCTAAACCTGAAGTTGCGATCGCAGGCAGTATCCAACCCACCACTACACCCCCAACACAAGTCAAACCCCTTATTCAACACCGCTCTCTTCCCGTGGCTGAGCTGCTCAAAAAAATGAACCAGTACAGCAACAACACCATGTCCGAAATGCTGGCAGAATATGTGGGTGGTGCTGCCCAGGTAGCCCAAATTGCCGCCCAAGAAGCTGGCGTTCCTACTCAAGAAATTCAATTGATCAATGGTTCGGGTTTAGGGGTCGATAATCGTATTTCACCCCGAGCAACCTGTGGCATGTTTCAGGCCATTGCTCGCCTATTACACCCTCAGAAAATGACGATTGCCGATATTTTTGCTGTCATCGGCACCGATCCAGGGGTCCATAATGAAAGATCCCTCCCCCAAAAGTTCGTGATGAAGTCGGGCACTTTAAATCGGGTCAGTTCTATCGCTGGAGCCTTACCCACCGAAAATCAAGGGGTCGTCTGGTTCGCAGTCATTAACGGGGAAGGCGATGTAGACCAATTTAGAGCCCAACAAGAAACTTTGCTTCAGACCTTGATGCAGTCCTGGGGAACCACCACTAAGACGTTTGACTTGATAACGGCTAATCCAAGCCGTCAAAGCTTGACTGCCATCAGTCAAATCGTGCCCTCGAACTGA
- a CDS encoding TetR/AcrR family transcriptional regulator, which yields MTRGPDKQFDTEVALSKAMEVFWAHGYEAASLSELLKNMGIGKKSLYDTFGNKQSLFLKALDYYARTTLRDIRDRLNAEGSPLGNLKHLLKDWQIMHSQSGSCGCMLGTNIADFNTHDEAIAKVMRTYLRQLEDVFTTALTHAQDQGEISSTVHPRHLAQLLLCTTQGMALLGRVMEDDTLLDGTVEAAMSLLESG from the coding sequence ATGACACGGGGTCCCGATAAGCAATTCGATACTGAAGTCGCCCTTAGTAAGGCGATGGAAGTATTTTGGGCGCACGGTTATGAAGCCGCTAGCCTCTCAGAATTGCTGAAAAATATGGGGATTGGTAAGAAAAGTTTGTATGACACTTTTGGCAATAAGCAATCGCTCTTTCTAAAGGCACTTGATTACTACGCTCGAACCACCCTACGGGATATACGCGATCGCCTGAATGCAGAGGGGTCACCTCTAGGCAACCTCAAGCACTTACTGAAAGACTGGCAGATCATGCACAGTCAATCGGGGAGTTGTGGCTGTATGCTTGGCACGAATATTGCTGACTTTAATACCCACGACGAAGCGATCGCAAAAGTGATGCGGACCTATTTACGCCAACTAGAAGATGTGTTCACCACCGCACTAACCCATGCCCAAGACCAGGGAGAAATCAGCTCTACCGTTCATCCTCGTCACCTAGCTCAGCTTCTTCTCTGTACAACCCAGGGGATGGCCTTGCTAGGCCGCGTTATGGAAGATGACACCTTACTAGACGGAACGGTGGAAGCGGCAATGTCCTTGCTGGAGAGCGGTTAA
- a CDS encoding YHS domain-containing (seleno)protein: MKPKPNLLSLFANTTVLMMALCGAASLMIPEWMRLAAANPDTRSTASSTPIFVNNGAAIRGTDPVAYFTEGEPVQGLREFAYEWEGVTWLFASAEHRDRFADNPRAYAPQYGGFCAYGLSYGALVSTMPDAWAIVDGKLYLNYSIAIQNQWKKDTTGNIDRANLNWLDLSAK; encoded by the coding sequence ATGAAGCCTAAACCGAACCTGCTCTCGCTTTTTGCAAATACAACTGTGCTGATGATGGCACTTTGTGGGGCAGCCTCGCTCATGATCCCTGAGTGGATGAGATTAGCCGCAGCGAATCCCGATACTCGTTCGACGGCTTCCTCAACTCCTATTTTTGTGAACAATGGTGCGGCCATTCGAGGTACGGATCCAGTGGCATATTTTACAGAAGGCGAGCCAGTACAGGGACTCCGAGAGTTTGCTTATGAGTGGGAAGGGGTAACTTGGTTATTTGCCAGTGCGGAGCATCGAGACCGATTTGCTGATAATCCACGAGCTTATGCACCCCAATATGGAGGGTTCTGTGCCTATGGCTTGAGTTATGGTGCGTTGGTGTCGACGATGCCAGACGCTTGGGCTATTGTCGATGGCAAGCTGTATTTGAATTACAGTATCGCTATTCAAAATCAGTGGAAAAAAGATACCACCGGTAATATTGACCGAGCCAATCTCAATTGGCTGGATTTAAGTGCTAAATAG
- a CDS encoding DNA adenine methylase: MTSPLPTQVRFPARPFLKWAGGKSRLIAQYGPHFPQHFGAYYEPFLGGGAIFFHLQPEQAVLSDVNPELVNVYACVRDQIDDVLQYLEIHACQHGHDYYYQIRALNPSLPAERAARFIYLNRTCFNGLYRENSKGQFNVPMGRYKKPKICDAVLLKAVSEVLQAVQIHQQPFETILEVAQSAQDFVYFDPPYHPISATSDFTAYSKGAFTAEDQTKLAQVFAELASRGVQVMLSNSDCSFIRDLYQSFNIYSIQAARAINSNPQKRGKITEVLVTSW; the protein is encoded by the coding sequence ATGACTAGCCCATTGCCGACTCAAGTGCGATTTCCCGCCCGTCCGTTTCTGAAATGGGCAGGGGGAAAAAGTCGATTAATCGCTCAATATGGTCCGCATTTCCCTCAGCACTTTGGTGCTTACTATGAGCCTTTTTTGGGCGGTGGCGCTATCTTTTTCCATTTGCAGCCGGAGCAGGCGGTTTTGTCTGATGTCAATCCTGAGCTGGTCAATGTTTATGCCTGTGTTCGCGATCAGATAGATGACGTCTTGCAATATCTGGAGATACATGCCTGCCAGCATGGTCATGACTACTACTACCAAATTCGAGCTCTCAATCCATCCTTACCCGCTGAACGTGCCGCTCGATTTATTTATCTCAATCGCACCTGTTTCAATGGTCTGTATCGAGAGAATTCTAAGGGACAGTTCAATGTGCCGATGGGACGGTACAAGAAACCCAAAATTTGTGATGCAGTGCTCCTGAAAGCGGTTTCTGAAGTTCTCCAAGCCGTTCAAATCCACCAGCAGCCGTTTGAAACGATTTTGGAGGTGGCCCAATCTGCCCAGGATTTTGTCTATTTCGATCCGCCCTATCATCCCATCAGCGCTACGAGCGATTTTACAGCCTATTCAAAAGGTGCGTTTACGGCGGAAGATCAAACGAAATTGGCTCAGGTGTTTGCTGAATTAGCGAGTCGAGGCGTACAGGTGATGCTGTCTAACTCAGATTGCTCGTTTATCCGCGACCTTTACCAGTCGTTCAACATTTACTCGATTCAAGCGGCTCGGGCCATCAACTCTAACCCCCAAAAGCGCGGCAAGATTACGGAGGTATTGGTCACATCCTGGTAA
- a CDS encoding transposase, protein MDPQSPPFTPRQAAYLIVQRGENRESEDQELLEPLVQQHPDLATLVDLAHTFLELLRQRQAKDFDDWLMKALTCPIQPLKKFAAGLMDDYAAVKASMMMEVSHGLVEGLNNKLKMLKRQMFGRAGLTLLAKRFIMAA, encoded by the coding sequence ATTGACCCTCAATCTCCCCCGTTTACGCCCCGTCAAGCCGCCTACCTCATCGTGCAGAGAGGAGAGAATCGAGAGTCTGAAGACCAGGAGTTGCTTGAACCTCTCGTCCAACAACACCCAGACTTGGCAACTCTCGTTGACTTAGCTCATACGTTCCTCGAATTACTGAGGCAACGGCAGGCCAAGGATTTTGATGACTGGTTGATGAAGGCTTTAACATGTCCAATCCAACCCTTAAAGAAGTTCGCTGCTGGGCTAATGGACGACTATGCAGCAGTAAAAGCCAGCATGATGATGGAGGTTAGTCATGGCCTCGTTGAGGGACTTAACAACAAACTAAAGATGCTCAAACGTCAGATGTTTGGCAGGGCTGGGTTAACACTACTGGCCAAGCGGTTCATTATGGCTGCATAA
- a CDS encoding SMI1/KNR4 family protein, whose product MDQALVFGNTYRILVEELFGTELTSDYGFVDEEIVAIEQRLRAKLPLALREYYQVLGRFDRLNTAHNHLLTLDEMLFSGSMLRFMDKNQSVCTWAIHQADLNKPNPPVYQGNPISNPCWYDEKLQLSEFLTLMIYQQAVWGGLGFIGDHCNSSLLLPNLDSSWVKVVDHAGLRIWRHEGMLISNLQDDDCCICATEHPSSFEYLLQELGFEQQ is encoded by the coding sequence ATGGACCAAGCTTTAGTCTTTGGTAATACCTATAGGATTCTTGTGGAGGAACTGTTTGGTACCGAGCTAACCTCAGACTATGGTTTCGTGGATGAGGAAATCGTGGCTATAGAGCAACGTTTGCGAGCAAAATTACCTTTAGCGCTTAGAGAATACTATCAAGTCCTTGGGCGATTTGATCGATTGAATACTGCTCACAATCACCTACTGACGTTGGATGAAATGCTGTTTTCAGGGTCAATGCTGCGGTTTATGGATAAGAATCAATCCGTCTGTACATGGGCCATACATCAAGCAGATTTAAATAAGCCCAATCCTCCTGTTTATCAAGGAAATCCTATTAGTAATCCTTGCTGGTACGATGAAAAGCTCCAGCTTTCAGAGTTTCTGACTCTCATGATTTACCAACAAGCTGTATGGGGTGGTCTTGGTTTCATTGGCGACCACTGCAATTCATCACTACTCCTGCCTAATCTTGACTCTTCTTGGGTAAAAGTTGTTGACCATGCTGGACTCAGAATATGGAGACATGAAGGAATGCTGATATCGAATTTACAAGATGATGATTGTTGCATCTGTGCCACTGAGCATCCATCAAGCTTTGAATACCTTTTACAAGAGTTAGGTTTTGAGCAGCAATAG
- a CDS encoding DUF751 family protein, with protein sequence MGDFFKKLSSYPKFFLAIVVGVFWTLLKPLQGFAKNPVTGLAALGVIVGGFAFLSFTLSAMMGMTPLN encoded by the coding sequence ATGGGTGACTTTTTTAAGAAACTCTCCTCGTATCCCAAGTTCTTCTTGGCAATTGTGGTTGGAGTATTTTGGACTTTACTCAAGCCTCTGCAGGGGTTTGCTAAAAATCCAGTGACTGGCTTGGCTGCCCTGGGCGTTATCGTGGGCGGCTTTGCCTTTCTTAGCTTCACCCTCAGTGCCATGATGGGGATGACTCCATTAAACTAA
- a CDS encoding SDR family oxidoreductase, whose protein sequence is MTFDIAHKTILVTGANRGIGKTLVTSLIKQGAAKVYAAVRNLDSATALVETYGDKVVPIQIDLGDVDSIAAAAQIASDVQMVVNNAGAFQGTTPLAEDAIASLQLEMDINVYGLVRMAQAFAPILKANGGGAFVQLNSVVSIKTFANFATYSASKAASYAMTQALRELLSEQDTRVLSIHPGPIATEMSSAAGLGDIAESPTLVADGIIAALKTGEFHVFPDTMAQQIGGAYQSFAKNVVEVTMTEE, encoded by the coding sequence ATGACGTTCGATATCGCTCACAAAACCATTCTGGTTACAGGTGCTAATCGCGGCATTGGCAAAACCTTAGTGACCTCTTTGATAAAACAGGGTGCAGCCAAAGTCTATGCCGCCGTTCGCAATCTCGATAGCGCCACCGCCCTGGTGGAAACCTATGGTGACAAAGTTGTCCCGATTCAAATTGATTTAGGCGACGTTGATTCCATTGCTGCTGCTGCTCAAATCGCATCCGATGTGCAGATGGTGGTGAACAATGCCGGGGCTTTCCAGGGCACCACGCCTTTGGCTGAAGATGCGATCGCATCTTTGCAACTGGAGATGGATATCAATGTGTATGGCCTAGTACGAATGGCCCAAGCTTTTGCCCCGATCCTCAAAGCTAACGGTGGGGGAGCCTTTGTCCAACTCAATTCCGTTGTCTCCATCAAGACCTTTGCCAACTTTGCCACCTATTCTGCGTCCAAAGCAGCTTCATATGCGATGACTCAAGCGTTGCGTGAGCTACTCAGCGAGCAAGACACAAGGGTACTCAGCATTCATCCAGGTCCAATTGCAACGGAGATGAGCAGTGCGGCTGGCCTGGGAGACATTGCCGAATCTCCCACTTTAGTGGCCGATGGCATCATTGCAGCGCTCAAAACCGGGGAATTTCACGTCTTTCCAGACACGATGGCCCAACAAATTGGGGGCGCTTATCAAAGCTTTGCGAAAAACGTGGTCGAAGTCACGATGACCGAAGAATAA